The sequence CGATGCCGGCCCGCGCCAGCACGCGCGCCGCGTCGATGCCGCGATGGCGCGCGCCCATCAGGATGCTGTGCACCTGCTGGATGGCAACGGTGTGGTGGGTGTGCGTCATCGAGGGGCGGCCGCTGCATCTCGGCCGTTGGGATTGTAGGCAGCGCTCCCGCGGGAGGAAGCGTCTCAATCGATGGCGCCGGCCGCCCGCAGTTCGGCCACGGCCGACGCGTCGAGGCCGGCCTGTCGCAGGATCTCGTCGGTGTGCTCGCCGGCGCGCGGGGCGGGCCGCGGAACGGCGGGCTCGAAGCCGGTCATCTTGATGGGACAGCCGAGTTGCGGCGCCGCCGCATCATCGCCCCCCACGCGCATGCCGCGCGCGCGGAAATGCGGATGCTCCAGGGTCTCGTCGATGCGCAGCACCGGCGTCACGCAGCCCACACCGTCGTGGAACAGGCCGCGCCAGTGCGCGAGCGGCCGCGCGCCGAATATGGCGGCCAGCTCGGCGCGCAGGCGCTCCTCGGTGGCGGCATCGCCGCTGCGGTGCAGCGGCGCGAGGTCGGGGCGCTCCAGCAGGCGGCACAGGTCGTGCCAGAACTTCGGCTCCAGCGCGCCGACCGCCACGTGCCGGTCGTCGGCCGTGCGGTAGTAGCCATAGCAGGCAAGGGAACCGGTCAGCGCGCTGTGGCCGATGCGCGCCACCTGGCCGTGCTGGTGCAGGCCGGCCAGCGGCAGCACCGCGTGGGCCAGCACGCCGTCGGCCATGGCGATGTCCACATGCCGTCCGCGGCCGCTGCGCGCGGCATCGAACAGCGCGGCCAGGATGCCCGCCACCGCGGTCATGGTGCCGCCCAGCAGATCGGCCACGGGCAGGTTCGACAGGGCAGGGCCCGCGGCGTTGCCGATCTGGTCGGCAACGCCCGCGAGCGAGGCGTAGTTCAGGTCGTGCCCCGGCGTGTCGCACAGCGGGCCGGTCTGGCCGAAGCCGCTGATGCTGCAGTAGACGATGCGCGGGTTCACCGCCGCCACCGCTTCGTAGCCCACGCCCAGCCGCCGCATCACGCCAGGGCGGAAGCCCTCCACCAGCACGTCGGCATTGCGGCACAGGCGAAGCAGCGTGGCCACGCCTTGCGCGTGCTTCAGGTCGATGCGGATCGCGCGCTTGTTGCGGTTGACAAGCGCGCGCACCGAGGGGCTCGCGTAGTCGCCGGCGCCGGTGTCTTCGATCTTGACGACGTCGGCGCCAAGGTCGGCCAGATGCATGGTGCCGAGCGGCCCCGGCAGCAGGCGGGTCAGGTCGAGTACGCGCACGCCTGCGAGCGGCGCGCCCTTGGATGCGCTCGCCGTGGATTCAGGGAAAGAGGTCATGTGGGCTGCAATCTAGGCGTTGCAAGACAACGCGGCAATGGCAGCACCGCTCCGGGCGATTGGCGAAAAGCGTCAGGGGGCCGCACGCATGCGGCCAGCCCCCGTGCTGGGTGAGCAAGGGCACCAGGCGTCCGGCGCGGATGTGCGAAGCGGCGGCGACATGACAACGCAAAGGAACGCGGCTCGCCTCATTCCGCCTGGATGCCGGCCTCCTTGACCACCTTGCCCCATTTGGCGAGGTCGGACTTGATCACCGCGGCGTACTCCTGCGGCGTTCCGCCCTGTATCTCGATGCCGGCCGCTTCCAGCTTGGTCCGCACATCGGGCAGCTTCAGCGCCGCGTTGATCTCGGCATTCAGCTTGGCGATGATCGGCTTGGGCGTGCCGGCCGGCGCCAGGAACCCGCCGTTCGTATTGGCGTCGTAGCCCTTGAATCCCTGTTCGTCCGCGGTTGGCACGTCGGGCAGGGACTTTGTCCGCTTGCGCGTCGACACTGCCACAGCCCGCGCATTGCCGGCCTTCACCTGCGGCAGGATGGCACTGATGGTGTCGATGAAGAGCGCGGTGCGTCCGGCCAGCAGATCGGGGTGCGCGGCCGATGAACCCTTGTAGGGAACCAGCAGCATCTGCGCACCGCTTGCCATGCGGAACATCTCGGCCGCCATTTCCTGCGCACTGCCGCGGCCGGAGGTGGCAACCTTGGCCTCCTCCGGATGGGCCTTCATCCAGGCCACGAACTCGGGCAGCGTCTTGGCGGGAAGCTGCGGATAGATGGCGAATACCAGCGGCACCTCGTGGGTGTAGACGATGGGATCGAAGCTTTTTTCCGGATCCCAGCCGAGGTTCTTGAACAGGAACTTGTTGGTGTTGTGGCTGCCGCCCACGATGCCGATCGTGTAGCCGTCGGGCACCGACTTGGCGAGCACGTCCGTGCCGAGGTTGTTGGATGCGCCGGGCCGGTTGTCCACGATCACCGGCTGGCCCATCGACAGTGCGAGCTTGTCTCCGACGACGCGGGCAATGGTGTCGATCGCGCCGCCCGGCGGAGCGGGCACGATGATCTTGATGGCGCGAGTCGGGTAGGCCGCCTCGGCCGACGCCGCGGTCGGCAGCGCGGCCAGCGATGCCGAGATTGCAAGGACCTTGATCAGGGATGCGAGCTGCATGGATGTCTCCTCTTGGGGGGTCTGTCGTTTGAAAGGCCGGCTTGTCGCGCTCACTCGATCGTGATCTTGCGGCTGCGGATGACCTGCGCGTAGCGGCCCTTGTCATCGGCGATCAGCTTGGCGAACTCCTGCGGCGAGGCGGCGCGTGGCACGCCGCCCAAACCCACGAAACGTGCCTTGACCGATTCGTCGGCCAGCACGGCGCGCAGGTCGCCAGCGATCTTGTCCACCACGTCCTGCGGCGTGCCCGCCGGTGCCAGCAGGCCGATCCAGGAGATCGCGTTGAAGCCGGGCACCACGCTTTCTGCGAGCGTGGGAACATCGGGAAACGCCGGCACGCGCTTGTCGCCTGTCACGGCCAGCGCACGCAGCTTGCCTGCCTTGATGTGGCCGGACGCTTCCAGCACTGTCATGAACGACAGCTGCACATGGCCCGCGAGCAGATCGGCGATGGCCGGTCCACCGCCGCGGTAGGGCACATGCAGGATGAAGGAGCCCGTCTGGTCCTTGAACATCTCGGCTGCCAGGTGTGGGGCACCGCCGGCGCCCGAACTGCTGTAGCTCATCTGGCCCGGCCTGGACTTGGCCAGCGCGACGAATTCGGCTGCGGTCTTCGCGGGGACCGACGGATTGACCATCATGGCCAGCGGCAGCTCGGCCACCAGGGACACGGGGGCAAAGGCCTTGTCGGCGTCGTAGGGCAACTTGGGATACAGCAAGGGATTGATCGCCTGCGTCCCGATGTTGCCCAGCAGCAGCGTGTAGCCGTCGGGCCTGGACTTGGCGACGAAGTCGGCACCGATCTGCCCGGCGGCACCACCCTTGTTCTCCACGATGACAGGCTGGCTCCAGCGCCGGCCCAACTGCTCGGCGATGACGCGGCCCCCGGTGTCCGTCCCGCCGCCCGGCGGGAACGGAACCACCAGC is a genomic window of Variovorax sp. V213 containing:
- a CDS encoding CaiB/BaiF CoA transferase family protein — translated: MTSFPESTASASKGAPLAGVRVLDLTRLLPGPLGTMHLADLGADVVKIEDTGAGDYASPSVRALVNRNKRAIRIDLKHAQGVATLLRLCRNADVLVEGFRPGVMRRLGVGYEAVAAVNPRIVYCSISGFGQTGPLCDTPGHDLNYASLAGVADQIGNAAGPALSNLPVADLLGGTMTAVAGILAALFDAARSGRGRHVDIAMADGVLAHAVLPLAGLHQHGQVARIGHSALTGSLACYGYYRTADDRHVAVGALEPKFWHDLCRLLERPDLAPLHRSGDAATEERLRAELAAIFGARPLAHWRGLFHDGVGCVTPVLRIDETLEHPHFRARGMRVGGDDAAAPQLGCPIKMTGFEPAVPRPAPRAGEHTDEILRQAGLDASAVAELRAAGAID
- a CDS encoding Bug family tripartite tricarboxylate transporter substrate binding protein, which codes for MQLASLIKVLAISASLAALPTAASAEAAYPTRAIKIIVPAPPGGAIDTIARVVGDKLALSMGQPVIVDNRPGASNNLGTDVLAKSVPDGYTIGIVGGSHNTNKFLFKNLGWDPEKSFDPIVYTHEVPLVFAIYPQLPAKTLPEFVAWMKAHPEEAKVATSGRGSAQEMAAEMFRMASGAQMLLVPYKGSSAAHPDLLAGRTALFIDTISAILPQVKAGNARAVAVSTRKRTKSLPDVPTADEQGFKGYDANTNGGFLAPAGTPKPIIAKLNAEINAALKLPDVRTKLEAAGIEIQGGTPQEYAAVIKSDLAKWGKVVKEAGIQAE
- a CDS encoding Bug family tripartite tricarboxylate transporter substrate binding protein produces the protein MFTRHLAIPLLALALCASHAPSFAQTFPSRPVTLVVPFPPGGGTDTGGRVIAEQLGRRWSQPVIVENKGGAAGQIGADFVAKSRPDGYTLLLGNIGTQAINPLLYPKLPYDADKAFAPVSLVAELPLAMMVNPSVPAKTAAEFVALAKSRPGQMSYSSSGAGGAPHLAAEMFKDQTGSFILHVPYRGGGPAIADLLAGHVQLSFMTVLEASGHIKAGKLRALAVTGDKRVPAFPDVPTLAESVVPGFNAISWIGLLAPAGTPQDVVDKIAGDLRAVLADESVKARFVGLGGVPRAASPQEFAKLIADDKGRYAQVIRSRKITIE